Genomic segment of Gloeocapsa sp. PCC 7428:
GGGCGGATAAACTGATCGATTTGACTACCGTACCAACTGCGCCAAGAATTACCAACTGTACTAATTATCCCGAAGCTAGCTGCGATCGCCCCATCACCCGAACGCCCAACAGCTAACGCGATATGTCCTATCTTGAGTGATTTTGTATCGCCTAGTACTGCGGTTGGGATAGTTTCTTCTAGCTTAAGAACAGCTAAATCAGTACTAGAATCTCGCCCCACTAATGTTACAGGAACACTACGATTATCAAAGAGCGTTACAGTAATTTCTTCTTCACGCTTCAACGCGTGATCGGCAGTAACAATCACACCAGGCTGCCAATGAACTCCACTCGATGATATTCGGTGTCGCGCATTCACAGCAACTACCGCACTACTCACTTGTTCTACCGCTGCGGCTAAATTATTCGAGAATGCCCGCAAGTTAGATGTACTGTCACTTGATACCATTTCTCTTCCCCAGTTGCAATTCGCTTCTGTCATCATCGTGGCGAATTGTCTCGATACATGACATCGGTGAAATGGGTAGGCTAGGACCTAGAAAAATGGGTAGGTGGGTAAGAGGGAATAGCATTTTAGTCTCTCCCACACTTCCACACTCCTACTAGTCACTCAATAAGCAATAATGTGCCAGAAAATTCTAGAATAGGTGAGAAACTATCTATAGTTACTCAAATAGCAATAATTTAAAGATATATGCCTCCTCGTTGGCCGCGTAAACCCGATCGCCGCGATCCAGCGTATCGTCGCTTGGACGATCGCATGAATTTTGCAACGCACGTCGCAATCTTTGCTGTGACAAATTCTGGGTTGTGGTTTTTCTACAACCTTAAGTCTATTACTTGGACTTGGCTACCTTGGTTGACGGCAAGTTGGTTAGTTGTGTTACTGGTGCATTTAATTTATATTTCGGCGATCGCTGATTATTCTGAGCCAGAAAATCCCTCAAAGTCTACTTAAAGATAGATGAAAATGAATCGTTAATTAGAAATTGTGACAGTGAGATCGCAAATTGAGTTCAAAATTATGGCTAACCAAAGTACGACAGAAATTCTCGAAGCGCTAGCATCTGAAATTGGCGAAAACGTTTATATTGATGTTGCTAAATGGCATCTTTACCTTTCTGATGCAAAGCTACACAAGGTTTTAGCAGAAAAATTTTATCCACTTCTTTCGGCTAATTCTGTTAATGAAGATGAAGTTTTAGCAATTTTAAAAGATATGCCAATTAAGATTGGCGGTGGCAGAAGAGAAATTCCTTTAATTGATTTATTGCCAATGCAATGTCAAGTGAACTTGATCGATATTGTGGAGAAGTATCAAAGTCGATTTTAATACTTAATTATCTCGCAAAACGCTGGCGCAGGCGTGAGATTACCAGATCAACTTCAGGTAAATTCATTTGTAAAGCGATCGCTGCGAACACACCAAGTCCAACTAAACCAGATACAGTTAGTTGCAACAGCTGAACAATTAAACCCTCACTACCGAGTATTTGTCGAGTAGCCCAAAGCGTCGCCCAACTCGCAGTTCCAGCAACAAAACTGCTAGCGGTTAGGCTCAAAATCGGTATACTCCAATCACGCAGCGGTAAACCATTGAGCCGACGGTTGAGGATGAGAAGGAACATAATTGTTGAAGCAAAATTAACTCCTACTGTTGCTAGCGTAATCCCTGGAGCGCCAAAAGGCTTCACGAGGATGTAATCAAGCCCCGCGTTGAGGATGATATTGAGCAAACTAACGCGAAACGGAGTCGTGCCATCACCCAATGCATAAAATACTCTAACGAGGACATCACGCGCTAAGTAGACAAACATTCCAATCCCATACGCCATGAGTACAGATGCGACTAACTGCGAACCTGCTTGCCCAAAAGCGCCACGTTCGTAAATTACGCGGACAATGGGAACTGCTAAAGCAACAAATAGCGCGCCCAATGGTAGCATCGTAATTGCCGTAACGAGTAAGCCTTGACGAATACGCAGTTTGAGATTTACCCAGTCTTCGGGTGCGGCTAACTGCGAAAGCATTGGGAGTAAGGGCAACAAAATCATATTTGAAATAATGCCTAAGGGCGTTTGCACAAGTAAACCAGCGTAGCTAAATGCTGCTGCTGCACCTGCAATTCCTGAAGCAAAAAAGAGATCGGTATAGAGATTAATTTGCATCATTCCTGATGAAAACGTTGCAGGAGCCATAATATTAATGACTTCGCGGACTCCAGGAGAGCGAAAATCAAATCTCAAGCGGAGTGTCCCAAGTCCTAACCGCCACTGTGTAATGAGTTGGGCAAGCCATTGTAAAATTGCACCGGCAAGCGTTCCCCAAGCTAAAACTTGTCCGCCTAGTAAAGCGTACCGTGGTAAAACAATATCATCTCCCAGTTGAAAGGCTAAGATTCCCAGTCCAATAATGATTGTGATGCTAGAAAGTACTGGACTAATTGAAAGTAGCCAATATTGATTTGCGGTATTTAAAGTACCAAAGCCAATTCCTACTAACCCCGCGAGTAATGCCATCGGTGCCATAATTTGCAGTTGCACAGTGGCGATCGCTTGTGTTTGTGGACTGAGTTGCGGACCTAGTAAGCTAATAAAAAAGTCGGCGAAGACAACCAAGATAACTGTAATGAAAATGAGCAATCCACTTACGAGCGTGGTTGTTGTTTCGACTAACTGCGCAGATTCTTGTTTGCTGCGTTTGGATAAAACACTCACTATAGCACTATGAATCGGTCCATTGACACCACCGAGTAGCACCCAGAAGAAGCTAGGAACAACGTAGGCATAGCTATAAGCATTCGCCACCACACCAACACCAAACGCCGCCGCGATCGCTTGTTGGCGCACGAGGGCTACGAGTTTACTCAGCAAAGTTGCAACTGCAACGATTCCAGCAATTCCAGCTAACGAACGAGAAGGTTTTTCAGACACAAAGCATTACTACTATCTCAACCTCATAACATTTAACCGCGAATTGCGATTTTAGTGATTGAGCGTTGGCAGTTGGCTGCAATGATTTTTTGCTTTGTGCTGTGCGATCGCTATTTCAACAAATCCTCAATTTCTTCATCTGTCAATCCAAACTGTCTAAAAATTCGCAATACATAAGCAGGAGACATTTCTTTTGCTCCCATATCAATTGGGACTACTCGTGTTTTACCTTCAACAACACGGGTATAAAGACTATGATCCCCTTTACCCTCTCGGTAAAATATGCAACCTGCCTTTTCTATAAGTTTAATTAATTGCTTTGGCTTGAGAGAGGGAATATTTTTAGGCATAAACTGCCCTAAACTCGTAAACTTCTGATCCTGGCTCCTTTGACTCTACAGTCAAAAACTCGTGCAATTCCTTTATCGGAACAGGAGCGCAATAAACATTAGATCTAGACTCGTAAACATCTTGAAAAGACTCAATCGCCTCCTTCAATTTTCCGATTGCGCTATCCTGCGTTTCGCCCTGACTCACAATTCCATTTTCTAAACATAAGGCAACCCAATAATCGGCACTTTGTCGCAGAATAACGGTGTAAAAATCCATGTTGCTGGCTTTGTTGAAATAACCTTAGTATTGTTTAATTCTAGAACAGGTTTGGTGCGCTACCGACACGTCAAAACAAGACTTGATCCTGATGAGATGCGATCTTTACCAAATTGCTAAATGTGTTTCTCTTGTTAGTCCAGCACTATAATTTTGCTTGTTATCCACACTCAGAACTCAGATAAAGTCTCAGCGGTCAAATAGCGTAGACTTGGTTAAGGTTCGCTGTGAATTGCTGGAGGCTGTACCGAATTTTGAGGAGATACATATAAACTCCAGAGGTTTCGTAGCAAGGCAAGAGCAAGGACTAAAAAGGCAATGGCACAAGCTCGGTAAGTTAAATTTGTCCAATATCTTGGCGATCGCTGCAACACTTGAGTAATAATTCCAGCACAAAGAAATGCCCAGAGCATCGACGCAACCATAAAGCCAGTGAAAAAGATTAAATTGTGGCTAACTGTAGGATCGCTCACTCCGATAGCACCCATTGCACTGCCTAAAGCTGCCCAGTACGCTACATTTTGTGGATTTGTGATTGATAGCAAAATACCAGAACGCAAAGCATTTTTACTGTGAGTGTTTGTTCGATCGAGCTTGATGCTAAATTCTTTATTTGCCTCTTGCCATGCATCCCAAGCTAGCCAAAGTAGATAGAGTACGCCAGCAAGCCCAATTGGTAGACGTAATAAGTCCCATTGCAAAAGTAATCCAACGCCTGTTAAACCTAGTACAGCCCAAAGCGCATCTCCTACAAGTGAGCCAATTTGTACAGCTAACGCACCTTTAAACCCACCTCTCATTCCCTGTCGAATAGTCTCTGCAAAAACTGCTCCAGGTGCAGCATTAAAGATGAATCCTAAAAGCAGTGCAGTAAAGAAAAGTGCGAACATTAAGTTTCCTCTATTGCAGTCACTTCATTAAGTGTGCGATGAAATTGAAGATAAGAATAGGGATAATTGTTATTGCTTATTTTGACAATTTAGAGTATATTTAAGATAATGGAAATATTTGTAAAT
This window contains:
- a CDS encoding S1C family serine protease, translated to MMTEANCNWGREMVSSDSTSNLRAFSNNLAAAVEQVSSAVVAVNARHRISSSGVHWQPGVIVTADHALKREEEITVTLFDNRSVPVTLVGRDSSTDLAVLKLEETIPTAVLGDTKSLKIGHIALAVGRSGDGAIAASFGIISTVGNSWRSWYGSQIDQFIRPDVTLYPGFSGGSLVDVTGSVLGINTTGLSRRINLTIPVSTVNRVVNQLLEKGRITRGYLGLGMQPVRLPANLQQTLNLPTTSGIIIVNVEPNSPGDRAGVMIGDVLVSLDDTPMSDTAQVLAMLEPERVNQTLNAAIIRGGNLVQVTITVGERPSREK
- a CDS encoding 2TM domain-containing protein — encoded protein: MPPRWPRKPDRRDPAYRRLDDRMNFATHVAIFAVTNSGLWFFYNLKSITWTWLPWLTASWLVVLLVHLIYISAIADYSEPENPSKST
- a CDS encoding DUF3181 family protein, with amino-acid sequence MANQSTTEILEALASEIGENVYIDVAKWHLYLSDAKLHKVLAEKFYPLLSANSVNEDEVLAILKDMPIKIGGGRREIPLIDLLPMQCQVNLIDIVEKYQSRF
- the murJ gene encoding murein biosynthesis integral membrane protein MurJ, with product MSEKPSRSLAGIAGIVAVATLLSKLVALVRQQAIAAAFGVGVVANAYSYAYVVPSFFWVLLGGVNGPIHSAIVSVLSKRSKQESAQLVETTTTLVSGLLIFITVILVVFADFFISLLGPQLSPQTQAIATVQLQIMAPMALLAGLVGIGFGTLNTANQYWLLSISPVLSSITIIIGLGILAFQLGDDIVLPRYALLGGQVLAWGTLAGAILQWLAQLITQWRLGLGTLRLRFDFRSPGVREVINIMAPATFSSGMMQINLYTDLFFASGIAGAAAAFSYAGLLVQTPLGIISNMILLPLLPMLSQLAAPEDWVNLKLRIRQGLLVTAITMLPLGALFVALAVPIVRVIYERGAFGQAGSQLVASVLMAYGIGMFVYLARDVLVRVFYALGDGTTPFRVSLLNIILNAGLDYILVKPFGAPGITLATVGVNFASTIMFLLILNRRLNGLPLRDWSIPILSLTASSFVAGTASWATLWATRQILGSEGLIVQLLQLTVSGLVGLGVFAAIALQMNLPEVDLVISRLRQRFAR
- a CDS encoding type II toxin-antitoxin system HicA family toxin, producing MPKNIPSLKPKQLIKLIEKAGCIFYREGKGDHSLYTRVVEGKTRVVPIDMGAKEMSPAYVLRIFRQFGLTDEEIEDLLK
- a CDS encoding type II toxin-antitoxin system HicB family antitoxin, encoding MDFYTVILRQSADYWVALCLENGIVSQGETQDSAIGKLKEAIESFQDVYESRSNVYCAPVPIKELHEFLTVESKEPGSEVYEFRAVYA
- a CDS encoding LysE family transporter, with the translated sequence MFALFFTALLLGFIFNAAPGAVFAETIRQGMRGGFKGALAVQIGSLVGDALWAVLGLTGVGLLLQWDLLRLPIGLAGVLYLLWLAWDAWQEANKEFSIKLDRTNTHSKNALRSGILLSITNPQNVAYWAALGSAMGAIGVSDPTVSHNLIFFTGFMVASMLWAFLCAGIITQVLQRSPRYWTNLTYRACAIAFLVLALALLRNLWSLYVSPQNSVQPPAIHSEP